A single window of Streptomyces cathayae DNA harbors:
- a CDS encoding DUF4132 domain-containing protein: MGWVSAGDYEVALDDGKVVCRNATGRRLKSVPSKIADDPAVVGLRQLVEWLERHERQCLADVERWMVRSLPVPFAVLARVWPDPAWQAALRDLVVTGTDGVVAGFLRDADPERGLGLVDLDGDTVRITPGLLCLPHPVLLDELEDLREFAVEIGIEQRAQQLFREVWHRPAALDAEAGSVEDHAGGAFKELRFLHGRASQLGYRVRGGHAVCSVLEDGRGVEARVWVGDYDGYSETETGPLVFTDPAGRALKLGQVGPVAWSEGMRMAAALYAGRDIEDEERAA, from the coding sequence GACTACGAAGTCGCCCTCGACGACGGCAAGGTGGTGTGCCGCAACGCGACGGGACGACGGCTGAAGTCCGTACCGTCCAAGATCGCCGACGATCCGGCGGTGGTGGGGCTGCGCCAGCTCGTCGAATGGCTGGAACGGCACGAACGACAGTGCCTCGCCGACGTCGAGCGGTGGATGGTGCGCTCCCTGCCGGTGCCGTTCGCGGTCCTGGCGCGGGTCTGGCCGGACCCGGCCTGGCAGGCCGCCCTGCGCGACCTGGTGGTCACGGGCACGGACGGCGTGGTGGCCGGGTTCCTGCGGGACGCCGACCCCGAGCGGGGCCTCGGCCTCGTCGACCTCGATGGCGACACCGTCCGGATCACTCCCGGTCTGCTCTGCCTGCCGCACCCGGTGCTGCTCGACGAGCTCGAGGACCTGCGCGAGTTCGCCGTCGAGATCGGCATCGAACAGCGCGCCCAGCAGCTCTTCCGCGAAGTGTGGCACCGGCCCGCGGCCCTCGACGCCGAAGCCGGCTCCGTCGAGGACCACGCGGGCGGCGCCTTCAAGGAACTGAGGTTCCTGCACGGCCGCGCGTCCCAGCTGGGATACCGCGTGCGCGGCGGCCACGCCGTGTGCTCCGTACTCGAGGACGGCCGCGGTGTCGAGGCCCGGGTATGGGTCGGCGACTACGACGGCTACTCCGAGACGGAGACCGGCCCGCTCGTCTTCACCGACCCGGCCGGCCGGGCCCTGAAACTCGGTCAGGTCGGTCCGGTGGCCTGGTCGGAGGGCATGCGTATGGCAGCCGCACTGTACGCCGGACGCGACATCGAGGACGAGGAGCGTGCGGCATGA
- a CDS encoding ATP-binding protein, protein MTTALPPSPARQIVPPEDRYATELAFLAAHDDGPRPPAWRLTPRAVVTFVMGSAGGALKLPDDAEAPDGVPRRLVIEDKFVGDRALVERCVVTLAGERGLLLVGEPGTAKSMLSELLSTAVCGTSGLVVQGTAGTTEDQLKYGWNYALLLAQGPTRQALVPSPVLTAMSRGAVARVEEITRCLPEVQDALVSLLSERRIAVPELAGGEDALAHAAPGFNLIATANLRDKGVSEMSAALKRRFNFETVGPIGDLDAETALVRGQARASVERAGAPFQVDDAVLEALVTAFRDLREGRSAEGWEVERPSTVMSTAEAVSVAGALALAAAYFPGDRDVLGLLPGHLLGVVRKDDPADAARLRGYWDGPVRRRAEQGSATWRTLWDLRTVLEG, encoded by the coding sequence ATGACCACCGCCCTGCCCCCTTCCCCGGCCCGCCAGATCGTCCCGCCCGAGGACCGGTACGCGACCGAACTCGCCTTCCTCGCCGCCCACGACGACGGACCGCGCCCGCCCGCCTGGCGGCTCACCCCCCGCGCGGTCGTCACCTTCGTCATGGGCAGCGCCGGCGGCGCCCTGAAGCTGCCCGACGACGCCGAAGCGCCCGACGGGGTGCCGCGCCGACTGGTGATCGAGGACAAGTTCGTCGGCGACCGGGCGCTGGTCGAGCGGTGCGTGGTGACCCTCGCCGGTGAGCGCGGTCTGCTGCTCGTCGGCGAACCCGGTACCGCCAAGTCGATGCTGTCCGAACTGCTCTCCACCGCCGTGTGCGGCACCAGCGGCCTGGTCGTGCAGGGCACGGCCGGCACCACCGAGGACCAGCTCAAGTACGGCTGGAACTACGCGCTGCTGCTGGCGCAGGGCCCCACCCGGCAGGCACTCGTGCCCTCGCCCGTGCTGACCGCCATGTCCCGGGGCGCCGTCGCCCGCGTCGAGGAGATCACCCGCTGCCTGCCCGAAGTGCAGGACGCGCTGGTGTCGCTGCTCTCCGAACGGCGGATCGCCGTCCCCGAACTGGCCGGCGGCGAGGACGCCCTGGCGCACGCCGCGCCCGGCTTCAACCTCATCGCCACCGCCAACCTCCGCGACAAGGGCGTCTCCGAGATGTCCGCGGCCCTCAAGCGCCGCTTCAACTTCGAGACCGTCGGCCCCATCGGGGACCTCGACGCGGAGACCGCACTGGTGCGCGGCCAGGCGCGGGCGTCCGTGGAGCGGGCCGGCGCACCGTTCCAGGTGGACGACGCCGTCCTGGAGGCCCTGGTCACCGCGTTCCGGGACCTGCGCGAGGGCCGGTCGGCGGAGGGCTGGGAGGTGGAGCGGCCCTCGACCGTGATGAGCACTGCGGAGGCCGTGTCCGTGGCCGGCGCGCTCGCCCTCGCCGCGGCGTACTTCCCCGGCGACCGCGACGTGCTCGGACTGCTGCCCGGCCATCTGCTCGGCGTGGTCCGCAAGGACGACCCCGCCGACGCCGCCCGGCTGCGCGGCTACTGGGACGGACCCGTCCGGCGCCGCGCCGAACAGGGGTCCGCCACCTGGCGCACCCTGTGGGACCTGCGTACGGTCCTGGAGGGCTGA
- a CDS encoding DUF5682 family protein: MSLSHRAAHEGPPVPPDEALAALTGPSAPYLVGVRHHAPSLAAALPALLDEAKPQVLLVELPAEMQQWLPWLGHEETRAPVALAAAPVDGGGGGGGPAFYPFADFSPELAAVRWAARHDVPVVACDLPLADPAWAEGRRAAATGAGGPGLATAVRSRLTGRPGDDLWDRLVEATAPGSPPEALRRAALLTGWALREDAAASGGVPELDLRRESWMRARLAEATARGERAAAVVGAFHAPALLRPDAGEDTAPDRDPGRPGWTTSLIPYTYALLDERSGYPAGIRDPEWQDMVLRAGGDPEALEEALTRAAVRICAELRGLGHPSGPADAREISRLASDLARLRGLPAAGRGELVEAVQTVLAQGEPYGRGRAVARAMERVLVGTRSGRPAARAPRSGLAPAVEAEAALLGLPGPETDGHSPGPARDLRLDPLRSDLDRRRELLLRRLAVCGVPYGEAREVVGAGGAEARTSRWEVRWTPATAAVLTAAGIRGVTAAQAAEGVLRERRHQERDEGGPTAAQALEGLVQAAECGLNGLADERLGDVADVLPGAGTLPELLAGLALLDRLRAGHVPGLGCDTDREARAAAVGQLLTAAAVRQVDGLTGSEDLADAHALLELAHRADLLGGIRLADALDRLSADGSPLMRGAAGAVRVLLGHEDARTFGDRVASWIDGATDPDSRTALTARIGGLLSAAGPLLETAEPALEPLLTRVTELPDREFLDRLPALRGGFDTLSPAARDRLLAAVDERLGTAHIADTDGVDPAALAAWTAADFTARERLRSLGLVTDPSPAPAEDTPPDGTPRNPGSDAPQQHTPSAVPQPPPEPGRAPEPGVTTRPAAAAGPEPDTRPGPAARPGPQGTARPGAEDTAHSPGTGPGADAVSEPGVRPTAPSGTRGAVPSGPAVTAPRGQGRDARTAPGAVVRPGPGGALVGGVHPAGAGDTFLAPADRWRLLLGRRTDTLPSSAAPLATALDELYGSGRGEGSRGSLAGRGTGGGRQAPYPGVREWSEELAALFGPGIREEVLAAAAASGRTDVLTELDADAARPSVDLLRTVLRHAGGLPEARLAALRPLVRRLVDALARQLATRLRPALHGTTLPRPSRRPGGGLDLPRTLRANLATARRGPDGTVRVIPERPVFRTRGRRAADWRLILVTDVSGSMEASTVWAALTASVLAGVPTLSTHFLAFSTEVIDLTGHVDDPLSLLLEVSVGGGTHIAAGLRHARELVTVPSRTLVVVVSDFEEGYPLGGLLAEVRALVSAGCHVLGCASLDDTGRPRYSTGVAGRLVAAGMPVAALSPLELARWVGEKIA, from the coding sequence GTGTCCCTCTCCCACCGGGCCGCCCACGAGGGCCCGCCCGTCCCGCCCGACGAGGCGCTCGCCGCCCTCACCGGCCCGTCCGCGCCCTACCTCGTCGGCGTACGGCACCACGCGCCCTCCCTGGCCGCGGCCCTGCCCGCGCTGCTGGACGAGGCGAAGCCACAGGTGCTGCTCGTCGAACTGCCCGCCGAGATGCAGCAGTGGCTGCCCTGGCTGGGACACGAGGAGACACGGGCCCCGGTGGCGCTCGCCGCCGCCCCCGTCGACGGGGGCGGGGGCGGCGGGGGACCGGCGTTCTACCCGTTCGCCGACTTCTCGCCCGAACTGGCCGCCGTGCGCTGGGCCGCCCGGCACGACGTACCGGTGGTCGCCTGCGACCTGCCGCTCGCCGACCCCGCCTGGGCCGAGGGACGGCGGGCCGCCGCGACGGGGGCCGGCGGCCCCGGGCTCGCCACCGCGGTGCGTTCCCGCCTGACGGGCCGCCCGGGGGACGACCTGTGGGACCGGCTCGTGGAGGCGACCGCCCCCGGTTCCCCGCCCGAGGCGCTGCGCCGGGCCGCCCTGCTCACCGGGTGGGCCCTGCGGGAGGACGCGGCCGCCTCGGGCGGCGTGCCGGAACTGGACCTGCGGCGTGAGAGCTGGATGCGGGCCCGGCTCGCCGAAGCCACCGCACGGGGCGAGCGGGCCGCCGCGGTGGTGGGAGCCTTCCACGCCCCGGCGCTGCTGCGGCCGGACGCCGGCGAGGACACGGCACCGGACCGGGACCCGGGGAGGCCCGGGTGGACCACCTCGCTGATCCCGTACACCTACGCGCTCCTCGACGAGCGGTCCGGCTACCCGGCGGGCATCCGGGACCCCGAGTGGCAGGACATGGTCCTGCGCGCGGGGGGAGACCCGGAGGCACTCGAGGAGGCGCTGACCCGGGCGGCCGTACGCATCTGCGCCGAACTGCGCGGACTCGGACACCCCTCCGGACCCGCCGACGCACGGGAGATCAGCCGGCTCGCCTCGGACCTCGCCCGGCTGCGCGGCCTGCCCGCGGCCGGCCGGGGCGAACTGGTCGAGGCCGTACAGACGGTGCTCGCGCAGGGGGAGCCGTACGGGAGGGGACGGGCCGTGGCGCGGGCGATGGAACGCGTCCTCGTCGGCACCCGCAGCGGGCGCCCCGCCGCGCGGGCGCCGCGCAGCGGCCTCGCCCCCGCGGTCGAGGCCGAGGCGGCGCTGCTGGGCCTGCCCGGCCCGGAGACGGACGGCCACAGCCCCGGTCCCGCACGGGACCTGCGGCTGGACCCGCTGCGCTCCGACCTGGACCGGCGCCGTGAACTGCTGCTGCGCCGGCTGGCGGTGTGCGGGGTTCCCTACGGGGAGGCCAGGGAGGTCGTCGGCGCGGGCGGCGCCGAAGCCCGCACCTCCCGCTGGGAGGTGCGCTGGACACCCGCCACGGCGGCCGTGCTCACCGCGGCCGGCATCCGCGGAGTCACCGCCGCGCAGGCCGCCGAAGGCGTGCTGCGGGAACGGAGGCACCAGGAGCGCGACGAGGGCGGGCCGACGGCCGCGCAGGCCCTCGAAGGGCTCGTACAGGCGGCGGAGTGCGGCCTGAACGGGCTCGCGGACGAACGGCTCGGCGATGTCGCCGACGTCCTGCCAGGAGCCGGAACCCTGCCGGAACTCCTCGCCGGCCTGGCCCTGCTCGACCGGCTGCGGGCCGGTCATGTACCCGGCCTCGGCTGCGACACGGACCGTGAGGCCCGGGCGGCCGCCGTCGGGCAACTGCTCACCGCGGCGGCGGTACGGCAGGTGGACGGCCTGACCGGATCCGAGGACCTGGCCGACGCCCACGCCCTGCTCGAACTCGCCCACCGGGCCGACCTGCTGGGCGGCATCCGGCTCGCCGACGCCCTGGACCGCCTGTCCGCCGACGGCTCCCCGCTGATGCGCGGCGCCGCCGGAGCCGTCCGCGTCCTGCTCGGGCACGAGGACGCGCGGACCTTCGGCGACCGCGTGGCCTCCTGGATCGACGGGGCCACCGACCCCGACTCCCGTACCGCGCTCACCGCCCGGATCGGCGGACTGCTGTCCGCCGCGGGCCCGCTGCTGGAGACGGCGGAGCCCGCGCTGGAGCCCCTGCTCACCCGGGTGACCGAGCTGCCCGACCGGGAGTTCCTCGACCGGCTCCCCGCGCTGCGCGGCGGCTTCGACACCCTGAGCCCCGCGGCCCGCGACCGGCTCCTCGCCGCCGTCGACGAGCGCCTCGGCACCGCGCACATCGCCGACACCGACGGCGTCGACCCGGCCGCACTCGCCGCCTGGACCGCGGCGGACTTCACGGCCCGCGAGAGGCTGCGGTCACTGGGCCTGGTGACGGATCCCTCCCCGGCTCCGGCCGAAGACACCCCGCCGGACGGCACACCGCGGAACCCGGGGAGCGACGCCCCGCAGCAGCACACGCCGAGCGCTGTGCCACAGCCCCCGCCGGAGCCCGGACGGGCGCCCGAACCGGGTGTCACAACCCGCCCCGCAGCGGCTGCCGGCCCCGAACCGGACACCAGGCCCGGCCCCGCGGCGCGGCCGGGACCGCAAGGGACCGCCCGGCCTGGTGCGGAAGACACTGCGCATTCGCCCGGAACGGGCCCCGGGGCGGATGCGGTGTCCGAACCCGGGGTGCGTCCCACGGCGCCGTCCGGGACACGGGGCGCGGTGCCGTCGGGGCCGGCCGTCACGGCGCCACGAGGACAGGGGCGCGACGCGCGCACCGCACCGGGTGCCGTGGTGCGGCCCGGACCCGGGGGCGCCCTGGTGGGCGGGGTCCACCCGGCGGGGGCCGGGGACACCTTCCTTGCTCCCGCCGACCGCTGGCGCCTCCTCCTCGGCCGTCGTACCGACACGCTGCCGTCGTCCGCCGCGCCGCTCGCGACCGCGCTGGACGAGCTGTACGGCAGCGGACGCGGTGAGGGCAGCCGGGGCAGTCTCGCGGGCCGGGGAACCGGCGGGGGACGCCAGGCGCCGTATCCCGGGGTGCGGGAATGGTCGGAGGAACTGGCCGCGCTGTTCGGGCCGGGTATCCGCGAGGAGGTCCTGGCGGCGGCCGCCGCGTCCGGCCGCACCGACGTCCTCACCGAACTGGACGCGGACGCGGCGCGCCCCTCGGTGGACCTGCTGCGCACCGTACTGCGGCACGCGGGCGGCCTGCCCGAGGCCCGGCTGGCCGCACTGCGTCCGCTCGTACGGCGGTTGGTCGACGCGCTGGCCCGGCAACTGGCCACCCGGCTGCGCCCCGCCCTGCACGGCACGACCCTGCCCCGCCCCAGCAGACGGCCCGGCGGCGGCCTGGACCTGCCCCGCACCCTGCGGGCCAACCTCGCCACCGCGCGCCGCGGCCCGGACGGAACGGTACGGGTGATCCCCGAACGGCCGGTCTTCCGCACCCGGGGCCGCCGGGCCGCCGACTGGCGGCTGATCCTGGTCACGGACGTGTCGGGTTCCATGGAGGCGTCCACGGTGTGGGCCGCGCTGACCGCCTCGGTGCTGGCCGGGGTGCCGACCCTCTCCACCCACTTCCTGGCCTTCTCCACGGAGGTCATCGACCTCACCGGGCACGTGGACGATCCGCTGTCCCTGCTGCTGGAGGTCAGCGTCGGCGGCGGTACCCACATCGCCGCCGGCCTGCGGCACGCGCGTGAGCTCGTCACCGTGCCGTCCCGCACCCTCGTCGTGGTCGTCAGCGACTTCGAGGAGGGCTATCCGCTCGGCGGTCTGCTCGCCGAGGTCCGCGCGCTGGTCTCGGCCGGCTGCCACGTCCTGGGCTGCGCGAGCCTCGACGACACCGGCCGGCCCCGCTACTCCACGGGGGTCGCCGGTCGGCTCGTCGCCGCGGGCATGCCCGTCGCCGCCCTTAGTCCGCTCGAACTCGCCCGCTGGGTAGGGGAGAAGATCGCATGA
- a CDS encoding DUF2809 domain-containing protein, whose product MASDFRTSDGTQGNAIRRRLAAAVAVPVVIGAGLGLRAVATGDVAKYGGDALYTLLMLALVVLVAPRTTPPRAAGVALAVSWGIEFLQLTGLPAELARHSTAARLVLGSTFNAPDLFWYAVGAAAGWLVMRGCAAPRRDASLDETDA is encoded by the coding sequence ATGGCATCCGACTTCCGAACCTCCGACGGCACCCAGGGCAATGCGATACGGAGGCGCCTCGCGGCGGCCGTGGCCGTGCCGGTCGTCATCGGCGCGGGACTGGGGCTCAGGGCCGTGGCGACGGGAGACGTGGCCAAGTACGGCGGGGACGCCCTGTACACCCTCCTGATGCTCGCCCTCGTCGTCCTGGTCGCACCACGGACGACGCCGCCGAGAGCCGCCGGAGTCGCGCTGGCCGTCAGCTGGGGCATCGAATTCCTGCAACTCACCGGGCTGCCGGCGGAGCTCGCACGGCACAGCACCGCCGCCCGTCTGGTCCTCGGTTCCACGTTCAACGCACCGGACCTGTTCTGGTACGCGGTCGGCGCGGCCGCCGGCTGGCTCGTGATGAGGGGATGCGCGGCACCGCGGCGGGACGCGTCACTTGACGAGACCGACGCCTGA
- the rpmG gene encoding 50S ribosomal protein L33, giving the protein MARSTARPVVRLKSAAGTGVTYVTRKNRLNDPDRLVLRKYDPVAGEHVLFREER; this is encoded by the coding sequence ATGGCACGCAGCACAGCGCGGCCCGTCGTCAGGCTGAAGTCGGCAGCCGGTACGGGAGTCACCTACGTGACCCGTAAGAACCGTCTGAACGACCCCGACCGGCTCGTCCTGCGCAAGTACGATCCGGTCGCCGGAGAGCACGTCCTCTTCCGTGAGGAACGATGA
- the ykgO gene encoding type B 50S ribosomal protein L36: MKVRKSLRSLKSRPGAQVVRRRGVTFVINKKDPRFKARQG; this comes from the coding sequence ATGAAGGTACGCAAGTCCTTGCGCTCGCTGAAGTCCAGGCCCGGCGCCCAGGTGGTGCGCCGACGGGGCGTGACCTTCGTGATCAACAAGAAGGATCCGCGGTTCAAGGCCCGCCAGGGCTGA
- a CDS encoding NAD(+)/NADH kinase, which translates to MAVDRVGMVVHGGRPEAAEAARTVRAWCAEHAVACKDIDVWNDGERRSARQEVAAAGDPGLVVTLGGDGTFLRGARLAAAIDALVLGVDLGRVGFLTEVPMTMVRTALDAVHDDRLDVEQRMLLTMRASCRLEVPSDIEALMSYGRGPLLPPTGVRSDCETGGEWGVPLDVTALNDVVLEKLARDRQISVGVYIAGRLLASYSADALLVATPTGSTAYSFAAGGPVVSPGTEALVFTPVAPHMTFNRSVVAAPDEPVGLRVLERSGRAAVSIDGQLRGVIGPGDWIGVYAAPRRLRAVRLGPMDFYGRLRDRMNLTDAPAAVADGTPAPLWPVRSAPPGDLAHLALPDDPTASG; encoded by the coding sequence ATGGCGGTGGACCGGGTCGGCATGGTCGTACACGGCGGACGTCCCGAAGCCGCGGAGGCGGCCCGCACGGTCCGTGCATGGTGCGCCGAACATGCCGTCGCCTGCAAGGACATCGACGTGTGGAACGACGGCGAACGGCGCAGCGCCCGGCAGGAAGTGGCGGCGGCCGGCGACCCCGGCCTCGTCGTCACCCTCGGCGGGGACGGCACCTTTCTGCGCGGGGCCCGGCTCGCCGCCGCCATCGACGCGCTGGTCCTCGGTGTCGACCTAGGCCGCGTGGGTTTCCTGACCGAGGTACCCATGACCATGGTGCGTACGGCGCTGGACGCCGTGCACGACGACCGGCTCGACGTGGAGCAACGCATGCTGCTGACCATGCGTGCCTCGTGCCGCCTGGAGGTGCCCTCGGACATCGAGGCGCTCATGAGCTACGGCCGAGGCCCGCTCCTGCCCCCGACCGGCGTGCGCTCCGACTGCGAGACGGGCGGCGAGTGGGGCGTCCCGCTGGACGTGACCGCCCTCAACGACGTCGTACTGGAGAAACTCGCCAGGGACCGGCAGATCTCGGTCGGGGTCTACATCGCGGGCCGGCTGCTGGCCTCGTACTCCGCCGACGCGCTGCTGGTGGCCACGCCCACGGGCTCGACCGCCTACAGCTTCGCCGCCGGCGGCCCCGTGGTCTCGCCGGGCACCGAGGCACTGGTCTTCACACCGGTGGCACCGCACATGACGTTCAACCGGTCGGTCGTCGCCGCCCCGGACGAGCCCGTCGGGCTGCGGGTGCTGGAGCGCTCGGGCCGTGCCGCCGTCAGCATCGACGGCCAGCTCCGCGGCGTGATCGGCCCCGGTGACTGGATCGGCGTCTACGCCGCACCGCGCAGACTGCGTGCCGTACGGCTCGGCCCGATGGACTTCTACGGCCGCCTTCGTGACCGTATGAACCTCACCGACGCGCCTGCCGCGGTCGCCGACGGCACGCCCGCACCGCTCTGGCCGGTCCGCAGCGCGCCGCCGGGAGACCTGGCGCACCTCGCCCTGCCGGACGACCCGACGGCATCCGGGTGA
- a CDS encoding DoxX family protein, with protein sequence MSTDRLSDRLAGHQPLVLGLFRIVLGLLFTSEGAATLFGVLGRQASPTGDWPFWYAGVIELVCGALILLGVATRSAAFLSSGAMAFAYFTEHQKDGAFPLQNGGLAPALFCWGFLLLVFFGPGSLTLTGLLRRQSAPSAASPGAREVPRWGRE encoded by the coding sequence ATGAGCACCGACCGACTGAGCGACCGGCTCGCCGGCCACCAGCCTCTCGTCCTGGGGTTGTTCCGTATCGTCCTCGGCCTGCTGTTCACCAGCGAGGGCGCCGCCACGCTCTTCGGTGTACTGGGCAGGCAGGCCAGCCCCACGGGTGACTGGCCGTTCTGGTACGCCGGTGTGATCGAGCTCGTCTGCGGTGCCCTCATTCTCCTCGGAGTCGCGACCCGCAGCGCGGCGTTCCTCAGCTCGGGGGCCATGGCTTTCGCCTACTTCACCGAACATCAGAAGGACGGTGCCTTTCCTCTGCAGAACGGCGGCCTGGCCCCGGCATTGTTCTGCTGGGGTTTCCTTCTCCTGGTCTTCTTCGGGCCGGGCTCCCTGACGCTGACGGGCCTGCTCCGCCGGCAGTCCGCGCCGAGTGCCGCGTCCCCGGGGGCGCGGGAGGTCCCCAGGTGGGGCAGGGAGTGA